In Palaemon carinicauda isolate YSFRI2023 chromosome 14, ASM3689809v2, whole genome shotgun sequence, the following proteins share a genomic window:
- the LOC137652834 gene encoding uncharacterized protein, giving the protein MPDEKPWCFKCWGIGHISRYCAAPEKCAFCAAEHDSRTCPHRPPVPPTVVDSSSASTSTPLPLPTPDSSHWKCPRCNEPGVNVWHGCTRRSGSASNQLIAQQLPVPSIKPTVTASSQVTTLRNAVDVLKSRCDSLTSRFEAIESRLESMDTRIDSLVTSFDNLTSKFATNDNTLQSLVEAQQVVITSVTTLTEKLDSLATHLESVTNPHTGPLPRDTPPMHTRVTTATSSSRRSSKGHVR; this is encoded by the coding sequence ATGCCAGACGAAAAGCCATGGTGTTTCAAATGCTGgggtatcggtcacatctcacgatactgtgctgcccctgaaaagtgtgcattttgtgctgctgagcatgacagtcggACCTGCCCTCATCGGCCCCCTGTACCACCCACAGTGGTTGACAGTTCTTCAGCATCAACATCAACCCCATTACCTCTACCTACACCGGACTCCTCGCATTGGAAATGCCCGAGATGTAATGAGCCTGGAGTCAATGTGTGGCATGGCTGTACCAGGCGTTCAGGCTCTGCATCGAACCAGCTTATTGCACAACAGCTTCCAGTGCCATCAATCAAACCCACTGTTACTGCCTCCTCACAAGTGACTACACTTCgtaatgctgtagatgtcctcaagtctcgatgtgactcccttacatcacgttttgaagccattgaatctcgtttagagagcatgGATACTCGCATTGACAGTCTCGTAACCTCCTTTGACAatctaacttctaaatttgctactaATGATAACACACTACAATCTCTTGTTGAAGCTCAGCAGGTTGTTATCACATCAGTTACTACACTAACTGAGAAACTTGACTCACTTGCTACACATCTTGAGAGTGTTACTAATCCCCATACAGGACCTTTGCCACGGGATACACCACCAATGCATACCCGTGTCACCACTGCCACTTCATCTAGTCGCCGTTCTTCCAAGGGACATGTTCGATaa